The Xenopus tropicalis strain Nigerian chromosome 1, UCB_Xtro_10.0, whole genome shotgun sequence DNA segment AAACTTGATTATATCACTTAATTGCCATTAGTCTGTTGAAATCAAATTCATATTAAAGTCAAACATGGTTATCCAGTtgaatttaatgtttaatttcatATCATTTCACTGTGCAACAATGTTTGGGACCCACTGGGACATTAATTTACCCCCCCTTTTTTAAATGTCATATGTAAACTCCCTTCCCTGTTAAAAGATTGGATTTTGGTAAAATTGCAGTGGAGTACTGCACCATggtacatttttcctttttatctaGCTGCTGATGTTCTAAAGTAAATTATTCTACACAACAATCCCTTTACTCATTTTGAATGTTATTGAATGTATAGTCACCAATACTGTCATGTTCGAACAGCCCTATCTAGTAAACAACCTTGTTTAGTAAAGCTTATAAATAGTGTAAAATGTAGGTTTTACTACCTGTAATTGATCAGTGTCTTGAGCCTCATTTCTGCTAACTCAAAACAAATGACTGCACAAATATAATCTTGTAAATTGTATACAAAtgattgtttatattttttacttaaCTGCTTGTCAAACTTTTGCcttctaaaattacattttgggttCACTGAACCAATGAAGGAATGTTTCCTGGCATAAATACAGAATGTTCAACTCCAAGCAATTTATGTGAATTTACATGGTAGATTTAGTTTACTTCTAAAGTTCCATCATGGTGTTCATTtgggcatctttttttttaaactaatcaACATCAGTCAAATAGGTTCCTGTGTCAGAAGTGTGACCTAAAGGGAAGTTGTGTTATAGCAATTAGCTGTTATTTGGGCAGTTCAGAAGTTTGCTTGATATTAGTGGTCAAGATGTAAAGCATTAATAATTGCATTTGAAAGACCTTTCTGCATATACTATAAAAATGCACTTGATTTGTAACTTAACTgatctcaaataaaaaaaaaatgttgcagatgTCTTATTCTAGTTGAGTAACTCTAAAAGCCATCCTTGCAAAATTAAAAGATTAATCAATTGTACCATAACTGTTTCGGTATTTTTGTTAACATTTCTAGTTTGCCAATAATAAGAGAAGATTTTGTAATGTATTAAGTTCTCATAACATATATCTGTAGCAATAAGTCAAATCAATTGGACTTGCTGTTTTTTCTGGTTTTCTCGATTTAGAAAGACTTGTACAAGGATTTTTCTGGAATACATACCCTGGAGtcttgctccaatcagcataatctgtttatcataaccagaaTAGGGTCAGGGATGTTATGAAGGTAAGGTGTTGGTTGTATTAGCACAATTGAAGCTATAAGTTGTTGTTGTTAGACCGTCCAgtgagaggtgccaaaacagtcATGCTTTCCACTTTTACAGGTAGTTTTGGTGTTATTCTCTTTCTCCTGGTTTTAACAAAGAACCCATCTGAATACCTGCAAGTTTTAAAGGGCCCTcagatacagtcatggccaaaattgttggcaccccagaatttttccagaaaatcaagtatttctcacagaaaagtactgcagtaacacatgttttgatattcacatgtttattccctttgtgtgtattggaagagaacaaaaaagggaagaaaaaaaagcaaactggacataatgtcacacaaaactccaaaaatgggctggacaaaattattggcactcttaacttaatatttggttgcataccctttggaaaaaataactgaaatcagtcgcttcctataaccatcaataagcttcttaggCTAAtaccacacgaggcgtagggctgaaattttcggcaagcggataaacgcttgccgaaaattcagccctacgcttgctacttgtgcctgcacccgagcgtatcccattcattcgggtgcaggcacaagtagcaggcgtagggctgatttttcggcaagcgtttttccgcttgctgaaaaaatcagccctacgctgcgtgtggcatcagcctaacacctctcaccgggaattttggacaactcttcctttgcaaactgctccaggtctcttattggaagggtgccttttcttaacagcaattttaagatctctccacagaatcaatgggatttagatctcgactcattgctggccacttcagaactctccagcgctttgtcgccatccatttctgggtgctttttgacgcatgtttggggtcattgtcctgctggaagacccaagatctcggacacaaacccagctttctgacactgggctgtacagtgcgacccaaaatccccACCCAggggcagcaaaacaaccccaaaacctccaccatatttcactgtaggtactgtgttcttttctttgtaggcctcattccgttttcggtaaacagtagaatgatgtgctttaccaaaaagctctatcttggtctcatctgtcctcCTGGGTCTCTTGCCATAGCgtttaatttcatttaaatgtcaacggatagtttgcgctgacactgatgctccctgagcctgcaggacagcttgaatttctttggaacttgtttggggctgcttatccaccatccagactatcctgcgttgcaacctttcatcaatttttctcttccgtccacgcccaggaagattagctacagtgccatgggttgcaaacttcttgataatgttgcgcactgtggacaaaggcaaatctagatctctggagatggacttgtaaccttgagattgttgatatttttccacaattttggttctcaagtcctcagacagttctcttctctttctgttgaccatgcttagtgtggcacacacagagacacgatgcaaagactaagtgaacttctctcctttttatctgctttcaggtgggatttttacattgcccacacctgttacttgccccaggtgagtttaaaggagcatcacgtttgaatcttatttatccacaattttgaaagggtgccaaaaATTTTGTCCatcccatttttggagttttatgtgacattatgtccaatttgcttttttccctcccttttttgttctgttccaatacacacaaagggaataaacatgtgtatagcaaaacatgtgttactgtaATATTTTTCTGTGAGAAagacttgattttctggaaaaatttctggggtgccaacaattgtttttgttgacagAGGAAGTGTAACAGCACCCTTTCCCCTCCTGCTGTTCCAGCTGTTTGGGTTGCCAGCCAGACATAGCGTAACAATACTGTCTGTCCAGCCTAAATAGGTTAGGGCAGTATGCAGAGATGGGCATGTATAGCCAATTGTGCATAACTATAATATCCCATGGGAAAATGAGCTAATGGTAGGACAGTcaataaaaccactgaaaataaaTAAGGGACTTTTTCTACACATGCCTTTATGTGCTAATGGAAATATTTCTAATGTTTTTGATTTTGGAGGAACTTTGACATTAATCACTTAAAATTCTtccagagggttttttttttttttgttttttttttaagttttattaaaTAGACAATTTATTTTCTTGTCCAAGAGAAGTACGTGTGTCAGGTGAACgaaaatatttttctaaactgCACACAAGAATTACACCTTTATTGTATacaaaatgctttaatagaaattAAGAATCAGCAGTAAAAGGGTAGAGAGGAAGACTTGTTTGAGAAAATTCAAGGGCTAATTAATCCATACTTAACATTTATCTCAAACAAGTCTTCCTCTCTACCGAACAAGTGAAGCTCCTACCTCACAGATGAAATCAACAATAACAGTTGATTTAGGTAGTGTGTATTGGCTGCCACAGCTAATCCTACACTTATGACCACATAAATACAttatctgccccttagtgtaaaaaaaaatctaaatcgggaaaataaaaataaatccccttggggcagatttatataacccacgttctattcattcctatgggattttttgaagtgtattagatggtgagttctaactttcacccattgataaatacacttctaaaaatcccataggaatgaatagaatgaggatgagtttttatgtatcaggctctaaactcacattttgataaatctgccccttaatgtttgctTAACAGTGTGCTCTCTTGACTGTGATGTTTTGTGTCAGTATTAAAGTCAGCTGTATGTCTGGAGTGGGGGGAAGATGTTGTGTTGTTGGTTGTGCAGAATACACACAAAACACAAGCTCTGTGTACCTAGGTACTCTTGCTAAGTGTTTCACAATTGAACTGAAatatcttgcatttttttttttatttcttttcaacaAATATAAAGTACATGATGCATTCTCTAGGCATTATAGTAACTTCAGTTAAAATTATTTTGTCATAATCAGAATCTCGAAATACAATACAAAACTGTACAGGAAATTACTTTATCAGAAGAGCAAATTGATCCACATTAAAATCATTTTGGTCCCATTATAAGATTAAGTTAAATGTTACTCATTTCCatctaaaaatatgtttaaaaacataGCTATAATTACAACAGCAGACCAAAAGCTCTtcaacagtaatgatccatgccttGAAAACGGTCTACAGCAGCTCCCCATATTATGATCTTGTTAGGATATCCTGTGAGGTTCACTGACATTACACATGCTCAGGGatgctgttgagaagttaagcttaggcaTGGTTAGAAATcatcaaatattaaaataaatcacaGACTATATCTATCATATAAGCTTTTGCATGCAGGCTGGATTATTAATCAATTTTTATGCAACATACACTGGCCTCTATGCTGTCATGTAAAGTACATCTGAATTAATTACAGCCATGGGTTTTTATtgtataaaaactatatatatatatatatatacacatacacctaGGTTCAGGTAACTGAAAGCAGCCTCAATGCATGTtctgtaaatcagcagaaaaagaGATGAAGAGCTACTGCGTCATGTTCAGAGTCACAGATATTCACAGCTATAGGGTTATGATGGcctacagctggccatacatctGCTTGTTAAGAGAGGTCCGCAAATAACTGGATCTTtttccaatatgcccacctatggttgGTGATATTGGGACGATCCAATTGTTTGGACTGCAACAACAGTGATACAGTCTGTTGGGGCGAGGATATAAGCAATGAGTCAATGTGGTCCTCGAcagcaaaatcaaacctgcctgaccgacatctgacCAATCTTCAGCCAGATATTTATTCTGGTAGGGCCCCATACACTGGAAGATAAGAATCAGTCTGAAGGAGTTGAAtagacagcttaaatctgccatgtatggccaccttaaaggcacagcaacaccaaaaaattaaatctttttaaagtaaatgaaatataatgtagtgttgccctgcactggtaaaagttgtgtgtttgctacagtaacactactacagtttatagaaataccctgctgtgtagccatgggggcagccattcaagctggaataaaggagaaaaggcacaggttacatagcagataacggataagctctgtaaaatacaatagtgtgttatctgttatctgctacatgcctgcgccttttctcctttgaatggtttTCCTGATGGCTACACAGcttcattctttatataaactatagtagtttttctgaggcaaacacaccagttgtaccagtgcatggcaacagtacattatattggaatttcttttatacacttgaatttgtggtgttactgttcctttaaggcttagGCTGATACAGAAGCTCAAAATATGTAGTGTAGAAGTTCCAGCCCAGTGCTTTCTTGAGCTTTGGTTCTCTTTCAGAGTAGTAAGTGGAAGGTAGGAAACTGAGACATATTTAAATGGTTTCTGCAGTAGTTACCCACATACCACAGTGTTATGTTTTATTACCATATAATACAAAACTTAAAATGCTAGTTTAATGTTATAGTGGTAGATGAATGAACTTCTTTACAAAGATCAGTTTTAAGCTGATACTACACAAGACTAATTCTTGAGCTGTGGAAAAACGGCTTGGCAATATAAAGTCTTGTTGCTGTGATAATTGGTTTAAATAATAGAATGGAATGGTGAGTTTAAGGCCGATAGAATAATAGGTAAAGGCATAATTTTATTCATAGATCATTTTAAATGTGTAGAAAACATACAATAAGGTATAATTTTTTGCTATCACAGGGAACGTGGCACTTTAAATTAACACATGGTTCAATTCAACAGACAGAACTTTAAAATACTAGATCAATTTACTATAACACTTTGTGCATCAGCCTTGGTAGATAAAAAGAACACTGTGTAGGTTACCAGCTTTGTTCATACATAGGTGACTATTAACATTCTAATTTGGGAATCCTGATGGTGCAGAAGTAATGGCAGCTTTGACTAGTCAAATCCAATTATATActattgcagtgctgtccaactggcggcccgcgggccacatgcggcccgcgacccccctctgtgtggccccccacctgtctggctgctttgatggcttacctttgagtaagcattaaatggtatcagtactgagattaactgccccccctgcatggttctcacctcagattcaggctgtaatccctctgtattgtttaaaaatgtaatcccctgtgtttttcacaccttttaatacctgcattgttcacctcctgcagtgttcacacctcaggctcaggctgtaatcactcccattgttcacttcttcacacctcagacataggtactgtaggcagagtatggcacatacagccagcatagggcaggtagagtatggcacacacaggcagcataggtcagggagggtatggcacaataGAATGTGATCACACTTTTTGTGGATATACAactcttacccacagtgacggtgggtccgggtgctcatgccccagaccattcagcaCAGGGAGCCATCACAGGAAATCAAAtatgaagataggcaggcactccgaattatttgttgcaaatgtagaaaaatgcagccagtagaaattaattaagttaaaaaagtataaattttattttatccatatgtaaaaacaaatagctatttgtttttacatatggataaaataaaatttatacttttttaacttaattaatttctactggctgcatttttctaagttaaaaaagtataaattttattttatccatatgtaaaaacaaatagctatttgtttttacatatggataaaataaaatttatacttttttaacttaattaatttctactggctgcatttttctacatttgcaacaaataattcggagtgcctgcctatcttcatatttgatttccagggtatggcacacacaggaagggtagggcaggcagagtatggcacacacagtcagggtagggcagtcagggtagggcaggcagagtatggcacagaggcaacatagggaaggcagagtatggcacacagaggcagcatagggaaggcagagtatggcacacacaggcagggtaggacaggcagagtatggcacacacaggcagggtagggcaggcagagtatggcacacacaggcagggtagggcaggcagagtatggcacagaggcagcatagggaaggcagagtatggcacacagaggcagcatagggaaggcagagtatggcacacacaggcagggtaggacaggcagagtatggcacacacaggcagggtaggacaggcagagtatggcagccctatgctgcttgtgggaggtgaacctggcaggggtttgttgtgggagtttgctagcagttggaaatagccattaaatggtccctaaggtgtgtaattatgtactgggggttgctctgctatccacaggggaggaggaggcatatggaatttaagggtatatcttaatatgacataattctttcacatatgaatgatggttgatatccccactgtaaggaccaagcatttgggattttgctgtgctaccaccattgtgataaaataggtgtggtttgaagtgggtgtggtttcaaaaaggggagtggtcaaaactggcttccattagcggccctccaccatgtatgctagagaaattccggccctcggcaccatagaagttggacagcactgtactattGTATGTTAGAAAGCTCTGTGTCAGTGCACTTGATCAAAGTGATTCTCTGATAAAAATAAACACTGCAATAGTTTTAATGACACTTGTCTATGGGAGACTTAATgagaaaaataattttctgcGTTACTAAAAATTAGTATTAATGTAGAAAATGATTCCTATAGCAGAagtttgtaaatctgccccatagtgtgtaaCTTCTCTTGTGTATTTTCTACTACTGGAGCACAAAACAGTTCTACTGAAATTCTTACGTTAAATGTGGTCTAATATTACTTTATAACATCTCTCGAGTTTCTGCCACTGCCATCTCTTTCATTAATAAAGCCAAGACTCTCTTGTAGGTGTCTAACACCATCTGAGTTGAAGGTCTTTCAGATGGGTTATTTTTACCACACTCAGAGTGGATGTCGAACAGATGGAACCTAACAATGTCACTTCCTTGCACATGACCCAAAAGGTGATCAGTCACAGCTGGAATCTTCCAAATATCAGTCTTCTCATCATATGAAGGCATTATGTCATTTGAGAATTCAACATTTGGCCCATAGGGCCACAACTGTTCAGGAGCAACAAAATGTCCAGTTATTTCCCTTTGGCCACACTTGACCAAAATGCCATTTTCCCTGTCCACTACAGGCAAAGCATCAAGATCATTAGCTACTACATGAAAGTCACTTGTCAGCATGTATTGAGACAGTACCTTGTCCAAATCATTGGAATCACACATGACCAGAGTGCCATGGGGGCTAGTATGAAGATAGTTAATGATGCTAACATACTCCATTGCAAGTTTAAGGCGATTCTGCCACGTGTTGAAGCCTTGGTATTTAGGAAAACTAAAAGTTTTGTCCAAGTCTTTCAAGGAACCAAGTGGGTGATATTCAGTCAGTATGCTAAATGTCTCTTTACAATATCCAACAAGGACCACAACATTTCTGCTTTGCAGTGACTGCAGCATCCTTAATCCATGGAGGAAATCATCCTGCAGATCTAGCGATTTTAATTCTGAAAGAGCAACTTTCATGCCCTTCCACTCAGACAAAAATACCTGAAATGAATGGGAACCAAAAATCAACAGAGCACACTTCAGAAAAGAAACTCACTCTTTGTTGCTTCAGGTGCACTCTAAAGTTTTCTGCATGGGTTCCAATGAACTTATACATATGCTCTACTGCTTTGGAGCTGCCATGTATTACAGTTGGTGGTATATTTCCCCAACACACTTAGCAAGGGCCAGTAAGCAACTGTGAAAGGCAGGAGACAGAATGCATGGAAGCCAGTGCCCCATAGAAAACTACATAAAAAATACCTTTGCTTTCATATAAAAGTTGCTTTTATAGGTGTCTACAGAGAATGTCTGAAGACGAGAGATGTATCAAAATACGAATATGCTGCCCTTAAATTGCCTGGAAACTATGAATATAGTTTAAATTAGAGAGTCTGTTTAGTATTATTCTAAACAGGACCAcagcaatacaggtgtcatgTATGTAGTGCATCTTCAATCTAACTACAGGCACATATTCCCAGGATGTTACCTAATGGCAAGTAGAACACACCATACAGTGTAGAAGAAAACTTACCAGCACTTAAGACTCAATGCAAGCAGGGATAAGCCATGTATATTTAATTAAACATTATTTCTGATGAAGGGCTGTGTTCctaaaatattacatttgatTAAATATGCAGTGGTTATTCCCAATTGCATTCAGTCGGTGTGCCTGTAATGATTTCTCCTATGTAATCTTAGGGGTGCTGATCTATATTTTGCACCAGACTTAGGGTGGGTTACTCTTATGCTATAAATTACAGTGCAAATCATGT contains these protein-coding regions:
- the pomk gene encoding protein O-mannose kinase; its protein translation is MERKLNVNRKSGSWNCLLVLFLMLLFTVVSVNFLLYMYIEQIYAPSQFSHSELNLCPYGHFKIATMKNCSPWLTCETIEKEVRKLKLVGEGAVKKVFLSEWKGMKVALSELKSLDLQDDFLHGLRMLQSLQSRNVVVLVGYCKETFSILTEYHPLGSLKDLDKTFSFPKYQGFNTWQNRLKLAMEYVSIINYLHTSPHGTLVMCDSNDLDKVLSQYMLTSDFHVVANDLDALPVVDRENGILVKCGQREITGHFVAPEQLWPYGPNVEFSNDIMPSYDEKTDIWKIPAVTDHLLGHVQGSDIVRFHLFDIHSECGKNNPSERPSTQMVLDTYKRVLALLMKEMAVAETREML